A region of Myxococcus stipitatus DSM 14675 DNA encodes the following proteins:
- a CDS encoding aminotransferase class I/II-fold pyridoxal phosphate-dependent enzyme: MKHETFLALRDEWRSKRPDLVDLAELNLYRSLGPSFEAIAPSTHHEAPYRCHLAERFLAHLGLEAGLKARTQVSHGVRRSLRVLFEWLASRKARVAVPDDVYPVYLQLAGEADVDVVRFPAREGLPPLDTCDALLLCEPLKPWGRTLSSEERARVEAWVREAPGQRVLLMDSAYATPPTTWTLRLMQEELAFILVSLSKGWLLPDHVGLCITPSRWREDARAAFAPLSKDEQKLRIGYAALTEHAARPKQVSELLSERARLLDAFTADRPGLRASSCVGYFAVSQCSFEDLLEQGVLGVPASVFGGPERMSILSSLSRARHKC; this comes from the coding sequence ATGAAACATGAGACATTTCTCGCACTGCGGGACGAGTGGCGGAGCAAGCGTCCCGACCTGGTCGACCTGGCGGAGCTCAATCTCTATCGAAGCCTGGGGCCTTCGTTCGAGGCCATCGCACCATCGACACATCACGAAGCACCCTATCGCTGCCATCTCGCGGAGCGGTTCCTGGCGCACCTGGGGCTCGAAGCGGGGCTCAAGGCCCGGACGCAGGTCAGTCACGGCGTGAGGCGGTCCCTGCGGGTGTTGTTCGAGTGGCTCGCGTCGCGCAAGGCCCGCGTCGCAGTCCCAGACGATGTGTATCCGGTGTACCTCCAGCTCGCGGGGGAGGCGGACGTCGACGTCGTGCGCTTCCCGGCGCGAGAGGGGCTTCCCCCGCTCGACACCTGTGATGCGCTCCTCCTCTGCGAGCCGCTCAAGCCCTGGGGCCGAACGCTCTCGAGCGAAGAGAGGGCGCGAGTGGAGGCGTGGGTTCGCGAGGCGCCAGGGCAACGGGTCCTGCTGATGGACTCCGCCTATGCGACGCCTCCGACGACGTGGACGCTCCGGCTGATGCAGGAGGAGCTCGCGTTCATCCTCGTCTCGCTCTCCAAGGGATGGCTCCTCCCCGACCATGTCGGGCTGTGCATCACGCCCTCGCGGTGGCGGGAGGATGCACGGGCCGCGTTCGCACCGCTGTCGAAGGACGAGCAGAAGCTGCGCATCGGGTATGCGGCGCTCACGGAACACGCGGCGCGGCCGAAGCAGGTCAGCGAGCTCCTATCGGAGCGGGCGCGCCTGCTGGATGCCTTCACCGCCGACCGGCCCGGGCTCCGCGCCTCCTCGTGCGTGGGCTACTTCGCCGTGTCGCAGTGCTCCTTCGAGGACCTCCTGGAGCAAGGCGTCCTCGGCGTCCCCGCCTCCGTCTTCGGTGGCCCGGAGCGGATGAGCATCCTCTCGAGCCTCTCCCGTGCCAGACATAAGTGCTGA
- a CDS encoding radical SAM protein codes for MDTAFVAFIPLSNWLRGFDRYRMKYSKASIAESTFPDAFYMLREDEPWTPGLEKARRLVAKLGRAKDRIVALRAKLPTAGAPAMRPNDTTGTGIGWRWPSPEVPLSGVAWVGEDGTLKPTFHEEVTAQAFLLDDTGLAAWEDCRPRTFSVLPVAKACQAKCAFCFSKASASDLARQRSVSLDVQLRWADLAKARGAERAVITGGGEPTLLPPKQLQALVQGLAERFEKTLLITNGARLDAEQVRALRDAGLSALALSRHGVTREDDARIMGISVDSGAVARDFGLRSRAICVLQRGGVDDVEKVWAYLERSAREGFHEVCFKELYVSSLSENPWAPSAVNRYCEEHQVPLAVVLRAMEVAGFTKVTELPWGSPVFEGEVAGRVLRVAAYTEPSVGWERTHRLVRSWNLMSDGTCLASLEDPASELRS; via the coding sequence ATGGATACCGCCTTCGTCGCCTTCATCCCGCTCTCGAACTGGCTGCGCGGCTTCGACCGGTACCGCATGAAGTACTCGAAGGCCTCCATCGCGGAGTCGACCTTCCCCGACGCGTTCTACATGTTGCGGGAGGACGAGCCCTGGACGCCCGGGCTCGAGAAGGCGCGGCGGCTGGTGGCGAAGCTGGGCCGCGCGAAGGACCGCATCGTCGCGTTGCGAGCGAAGCTGCCGACCGCGGGCGCGCCGGCGATGCGCCCCAACGACACGACGGGCACCGGCATCGGCTGGCGCTGGCCCTCCCCCGAGGTCCCCCTGAGCGGGGTCGCCTGGGTGGGCGAGGACGGCACGCTGAAGCCGACGTTCCACGAGGAAGTCACGGCCCAGGCCTTCCTGCTCGATGACACGGGGCTCGCGGCCTGGGAGGACTGTCGACCGCGCACGTTCTCGGTGCTCCCGGTGGCGAAAGCCTGTCAGGCGAAGTGTGCGTTCTGTTTCTCGAAGGCCAGTGCCTCGGACCTCGCGCGGCAGCGCAGTGTCTCGCTCGACGTGCAGTTGCGCTGGGCGGACCTCGCGAAGGCCCGAGGCGCCGAGCGCGCCGTCATCACGGGAGGCGGCGAGCCGACCCTGCTGCCTCCGAAGCAACTGCAAGCCCTGGTTCAGGGTCTCGCCGAGCGCTTCGAGAAGACGCTCCTCATCACCAATGGTGCGCGGCTCGACGCGGAGCAGGTGCGGGCCTTGCGGGACGCGGGCCTCTCGGCCCTGGCCCTCAGCCGGCACGGTGTCACGCGGGAGGACGATGCCCGCATCATGGGCATCTCCGTCGACTCGGGGGCCGTGGCCCGGGACTTTGGTCTGCGCAGTCGAGCCATCTGCGTGCTCCAGCGCGGCGGCGTCGATGACGTGGAGAAGGTGTGGGCCTATCTGGAGCGCAGCGCGCGGGAGGGGTTTCACGAGGTCTGCTTCAAGGAACTCTATGTCTCCAGCCTCTCGGAGAACCCCTGGGCGCCGAGCGCGGTGAATCGGTATTGCGAGGAGCATCAGGTGCCGCTGGCAGTGGTGCTCCGGGCCATGGAGGTGGCGGGCTTCACGAAGGTGACAGAGCTGCCCTGGGGCAGCCCGGTGTTCGAGGGGGAGGTCGCGGGCCGGGTGCTACGCGTCGCGGCGTATACGGAGCCCTCGGTGGGCTGGGAGCGGACGCATCGGCTGGTGCGCTCGTGGAACCTGATGAGTGATGGAACCTGTCTGGCATCGTTGGAAGACCCCGCATCGGAGCTGCGCTCATGA
- a CDS encoding SDR family oxidoreductase yields MNVVISGANRGIGLELVRQCLQRGDEVHAGVRAPERASELAALAQGAHGPLHLHALDVTDEASVRAFAAAIPGPVHLLINNAGVRSRPDDLAGLDSDDLTRTFQVNAVAALRMTLLLRPQLRAAGGAKVANLSSNLGSIADNSWGGAYGYRMSKAALNMATRSLGYDLKEDGILAFALSPGWVRTDMGGSEAPTAVDLSVSGLLSVLGRLGAEDTGGFFDFEGKRLPW; encoded by the coding sequence ATGAACGTCGTCATTTCAGGTGCGAACCGGGGTATCGGACTCGAGCTCGTGCGTCAGTGCCTCCAGCGAGGCGACGAGGTCCATGCGGGAGTCCGGGCTCCCGAACGTGCAAGCGAGCTCGCCGCGCTCGCGCAAGGCGCCCACGGACCGCTCCACCTCCACGCGCTGGACGTCACCGATGAGGCCAGCGTGCGAGCCTTCGCCGCGGCGATTCCCGGCCCCGTCCACCTGCTCATCAACAACGCGGGCGTGCGCAGTCGACCGGACGACCTCGCGGGCCTCGACAGCGACGACCTCACCCGCACCTTCCAGGTGAACGCGGTGGCGGCGCTGCGGATGACGCTGCTCCTGCGGCCTCAGCTGCGCGCGGCGGGGGGCGCGAAGGTGGCGAACCTCAGCTCGAACCTCGGCTCCATCGCGGACAACAGCTGGGGCGGTGCCTACGGCTACCGGATGTCCAAGGCGGCGCTGAACATGGCCACGCGCTCGCTGGGCTACGACTTGAAGGAGGACGGCATCCTCGCCTTCGCCCTCAGCCCAGGCTGGGTCCGCACGGACATGGGTGGCAGCGAGGCGCCCACGGCCGTCGACTTGTCAGTCTCGGGATTGCTCTCCGTCCTCGGCCGCCTGGGTGCCGAGGACACGGGGGGCTTCTTCGACTTCGAAGGCAAGCGTCTCCCCTGGTGA
- a CDS encoding ABC transporter permease, protein MDTLLGGLRQTLRALFRNPGFALSCILLLAVGIGTSTALFSVVEGVLLRPLPYPSPERLVQLSELSSAGKSMRFSDPNFEDVQARSRTIGAVAQVSGAMSVTVTGTDEPTFANLALASRDFFRAFAVQPVTGRSFTDEEQSAGGAPVVVVSQAFWKRHLGGRPLPMSETLSFEGRAHTVVGVMPESFDYPVGAQMWTPREQEARRPSRTAHNWNVVGRLAPGVDLRAVQAELTGLARELKEQHGLETGMQDVAVVPLHESLVGSARSTLYLLLGAAAFLLLVAGANVTNLLLARAATRRRELAVHVALGAGPGALVRQFLSESLVLSLTGGALGALFATWGVPAMLAVDSGHLPRAAEVSVNATALCFAFGLSLLLAVGLGLVTALRAARQSPWATLTQSGRTQAGGGGAERMRRALVVGQLALALVLLVGAALLGRSLMGLLSVDPGYRTEDVAVLSLVLPPAKEEAVGRQNVQFQEHLISKLAALPGVRAVGAVSSFPLEGGSSGNGTFVMLNRPDEVKNFEDFGRLAHERERAGYAEYRVASEGYFGALDIPLVRGRLFDARDTVDAPHVAVVSEALAKAHWPGEDPLGKLIQFGNMDGDLRPFTVVGVVADVRDQGLDEAPKATFYGCSRQRLRASSSFHLAVHGTSGSEALVAAVRPVVRELAPELPTRLRTVESLHSSSLAARRFSLLLLGAFGVVALLLSVAGLAAVVSYAVAQRTQEFGIRFALGATSGDVLKLVLRQATALAGTGVVLGTLGSLALSRGLSGMVYGVSTTDPWVLAGVAVLLLGVALLASWLPARRASRVDPMTVLRSGG, encoded by the coding sequence GTGGACACCCTTCTTGGTGGATTGCGCCAGACGCTGCGCGCACTGTTCCGCAACCCGGGCTTCGCGCTCAGTTGCATCCTGCTGTTGGCGGTCGGAATCGGGACGAGCACCGCCCTCTTCAGTGTGGTCGAAGGCGTGCTGCTTCGCCCCTTGCCCTACCCGAGCCCCGAGCGCCTCGTGCAGTTGTCGGAGCTCTCGAGCGCGGGCAAGTCGATGCGGTTCTCGGACCCCAACTTCGAGGATGTGCAGGCGCGGAGCCGCACCATCGGTGCGGTGGCCCAGGTGTCGGGGGCGATGAGCGTCACCGTCACGGGAACCGATGAGCCGACCTTCGCCAACCTGGCGCTCGCCTCGCGCGACTTCTTCCGGGCCTTCGCGGTCCAGCCCGTCACGGGCCGCTCGTTCACGGACGAGGAGCAGAGCGCTGGTGGGGCTCCCGTGGTGGTCGTCAGCCAGGCCTTCTGGAAGCGCCACCTGGGAGGCCGGCCGCTGCCCATGTCGGAGACGCTGTCCTTCGAGGGACGTGCCCACACCGTGGTGGGGGTGATGCCCGAGTCCTTCGACTACCCGGTGGGCGCGCAGATGTGGACGCCCCGCGAGCAGGAGGCGCGCCGGCCCAGCCGCACCGCGCACAACTGGAACGTCGTGGGCCGCCTGGCCCCGGGCGTGGACTTGCGCGCGGTCCAGGCGGAGCTGACGGGGCTCGCGCGCGAGCTGAAGGAGCAGCACGGCCTGGAGACGGGCATGCAGGACGTCGCGGTGGTGCCGCTCCATGAGAGCCTCGTGGGGAGTGCCCGGTCGACCCTCTACCTGTTGCTGGGCGCGGCGGCCTTCCTGCTGCTCGTCGCGGGCGCCAACGTCACCAACCTGCTGCTCGCCCGGGCGGCGACGCGTCGGCGCGAGCTGGCGGTCCACGTCGCGCTGGGGGCGGGGCCGGGGGCGTTGGTGCGTCAGTTCCTCTCGGAGTCCTTGGTGCTGTCGCTGACGGGTGGAGCCCTGGGCGCGCTGTTCGCCACCTGGGGGGTGCCCGCGATGCTCGCGGTCGACTCGGGACACCTGCCGCGCGCCGCGGAGGTCTCCGTGAATGCCACGGCGCTGTGCTTCGCCTTCGGACTCTCGCTGCTGCTCGCGGTGGGCCTGGGGCTGGTGACGGCGCTGCGCGCGGCGCGCCAGAGTCCCTGGGCCACGCTCACGCAGTCCGGGCGGACGCAGGCCGGCGGCGGGGGCGCGGAGCGCATGCGTCGGGCCCTGGTCGTCGGGCAGCTCGCGCTCGCGCTGGTGTTGTTGGTGGGCGCGGCGCTGCTCGGGCGCAGCCTCATGGGGTTGCTCTCGGTGGACCCGGGCTACCGCACCGAGGACGTCGCGGTCCTCAGCCTGGTGCTTCCTCCCGCGAAGGAGGAGGCGGTGGGGCGCCAGAACGTCCAGTTCCAGGAGCACCTCATCTCGAAGCTGGCGGCGCTGCCTGGGGTGCGCGCGGTGGGCGCGGTGAGCAGCTTCCCGCTGGAGGGAGGCTCCTCGGGCAACGGCACCTTCGTCATGCTCAACCGCCCCGATGAGGTGAAGAACTTCGAGGACTTCGGTCGGCTGGCGCATGAGCGCGAGCGAGCCGGTTACGCGGAGTATCGCGTGGCGAGCGAGGGCTACTTCGGCGCGCTCGACATCCCGCTGGTGCGCGGGCGCCTCTTCGATGCGCGCGACACCGTGGATGCACCGCACGTGGCGGTCGTCAGCGAGGCGCTCGCGAAGGCCCACTGGCCCGGTGAAGACCCGCTGGGCAAGCTCATCCAGTTCGGCAACATGGACGGAGACCTGCGCCCCTTCACCGTCGTGGGCGTGGTGGCGGACGTTCGCGACCAGGGACTGGATGAGGCGCCGAAGGCGACATTCTATGGCTGCTCACGCCAGCGGCTGCGGGCGTCCTCCTCCTTCCACCTCGCAGTGCATGGCACTTCGGGCTCGGAGGCCCTGGTCGCCGCGGTGCGGCCCGTCGTGCGCGAGCTGGCTCCCGAGTTGCCGACGCGCCTGCGCACGGTGGAGAGCCTGCACTCCAGCTCGCTGGCCGCGCGGCGCTTCAGCCTCCTGTTGTTGGGGGCGTTCGGCGTGGTCGCGCTGCTGCTCTCGGTGGCGGGCCTGGCGGCCGTGGTGTCCTACGCGGTGGCGCAGCGCACGCAGGAGTTCGGCATCCGCTTCGCCCTGGGCGCCACGTCCGGGGACGTGCTGAAGCTGGTGCTCCGACAGGCGACGGCCCTCGCGGGGACGGGCGTGGTGCTCGGCACCCTGGGCTCCCTGGCGCTCAGCCGGGGACTCTCGGGGATGGTGTATGGGGTGAGCACCACCGACCCGTGGGTCCTCGCGGGGGTGGCGGTCCTCCTGCTGGGCGTCGCGCTGCTCGCGAGCTGGCTGCCAGCCCGCAGGGCCTCTCGCGTGGACCCGATGACGGTGCTGCGCTCGGGAGGCTGA
- a CDS encoding MFS transporter, whose protein sequence is MRRFLLICLAQFLSMLGTYTTSFGLGVWLYQRTGSLTLNSWVSQAAILPMLLVAPLTGVLVDRWGPRKAMMAGHLGAAVAPLVLTVLYRVDALHVPAILAMITLGALFNSLHFPAQSLALTLMVPKEQYGQANGVVQFSMAVVQVLSPLMGAWLITRVGLDGVLLTNLATFIVALGILLAVAIPSLPSTPKEASTRGSLRAEMTEGWTYVRQRPGLSGLLVVMGMANFNLGMLQILVVPLVLGFADTQALGTIQSFAGVGMLLGGVFMMFWGGPQRRILAALGFLMLQGVLLLMGGARVSVWLVAVGAFGIMGSLTLIVGSLTVVWQRKVPIALQGRVFSVRRVVAQAMFPLAYALAGPLVDDVFEPLMAQGGRLAGSVGTVLGVGSGRGVALLLVLLGVMTVTTAVLCFLAPRLRRLEEDLPDAEEDTVSPAPMAAAS, encoded by the coding sequence ATGCGAAGATTCCTGCTCATCTGCCTGGCGCAGTTCCTGTCCATGCTGGGCACGTACACGACGTCGTTCGGCCTGGGTGTCTGGCTCTACCAGCGCACGGGTTCTTTGACGCTCAACAGTTGGGTGTCTCAAGCAGCCATCCTGCCGATGCTGTTGGTGGCGCCGCTCACCGGTGTGCTGGTGGACCGGTGGGGACCGCGCAAGGCGATGATGGCGGGCCACCTGGGCGCGGCCGTGGCGCCGTTGGTGTTGACGGTGCTGTATCGGGTGGACGCGCTCCACGTGCCGGCGATTCTCGCCATGATTACGCTGGGCGCGCTCTTCAACTCGCTCCACTTCCCCGCGCAGTCGTTGGCGCTGACGTTGATGGTGCCCAAGGAGCAGTACGGGCAGGCGAACGGGGTGGTTCAGTTCTCGATGGCCGTGGTGCAGGTGCTCTCGCCGCTCATGGGCGCGTGGCTCATCACCCGGGTGGGCTTGGACGGCGTGCTGCTGACGAACCTGGCCACGTTCATCGTGGCGCTGGGCATCCTGCTCGCGGTGGCGATTCCGTCCCTCCCCAGCACCCCGAAGGAGGCGAGCACGCGCGGCTCGCTCCGGGCGGAGATGACCGAGGGGTGGACGTATGTCCGTCAGCGCCCGGGCCTCTCGGGCCTGCTGGTGGTGATGGGCATGGCGAACTTCAACCTGGGCATGCTGCAGATTCTCGTGGTGCCGCTGGTCCTGGGGTTCGCCGACACGCAAGCGCTGGGCACCATCCAGTCCTTCGCCGGCGTGGGCATGCTGCTGGGCGGCGTGTTCATGATGTTCTGGGGCGGGCCCCAGCGGCGGATTCTCGCGGCGCTCGGCTTCCTGATGCTCCAGGGGGTGTTGCTCCTGATGGGAGGAGCGCGCGTCTCGGTGTGGCTGGTCGCGGTGGGCGCGTTTGGAATCATGGGCTCGCTGACGCTCATCGTCGGAAGCCTCACCGTCGTCTGGCAGCGCAAGGTCCCCATCGCGCTCCAGGGCCGGGTGTTCTCCGTGCGCCGCGTCGTCGCCCAGGCCATGTTCCCGCTGGCCTATGCCCTGGCGGGTCCGCTGGTGGATGACGTCTTCGAGCCGCTGATGGCCCAGGGCGGAAGGCTCGCGGGGAGCGTGGGCACGGTGCTGGGCGTGGGGAGTGGACGCGGCGTGGCGCTGCTGCTGGTCCTGCTCGGCGTGATGACGGTGACGACGGCGGTGCTCTGCTTCCTGGCCCCCAGGCTCCGCCGCCTCGAGGAGGACCTGCCCGACGCCGAGGAGGACACAGTCTCCCCGGCGCCCATGGCCGCCGCGTCCTGA
- a CDS encoding non-ribosomal peptide synthetase — protein MLGNLARGVVASPVTSLIERIELHAASRPDDDGLAFLSKAGAPRVLSWAKLHARIRSMGAALVQAGVQPGDILFVLSASPYEEVLGFLGAMAAGALPSILSFPSLKQSEERFHETLRPITLSTGARWVITSREFTGVVTRARLPSQVVEFPPEDVLDAAPVAALPAPSADFLQFSSGTTGLRKCVRITGEMMASQAGTYAKALGLGPVDRVASWLPLYHDMGLVACLLVPLYQGHLSVHMSPFEWLAEPVTLFQALSTYRATLIWLPNFAYKLCAERIQDADLEGLDLGSLRAFINCSEPVRHRSHEHFLRRFEKWGIRAEHLHACYAMAETTFAVTQTELGRAARVDHVLAREVSADQRAAPAPEGTPEAERLTFVSCGRVLEEMEVRIGSEAGERRVGEIQVRGSSRIPGYGVDGLLPLDAFTEDGWYKTGDLGYLAEGELYVSGRAKDLIIHRGHNVHPSDVEEVAGEVPGIKPGRLVVFGLFDDAAGTEDVIVMLEPEGAETDREALRRTLREKVWTRLNVTVADVDIVEQGTLRKSTSGKLSRSSNRKLYQERLQEAQRTVRARGRPANARPYVEPRDLWERQLAWIWEEVLGISPIGLEDNLFLELGADSVSATRAASEVERRLSKAIPPSELLAADTLARQAQLLRREEGAASSPLVTLQRKGEGRPFFLVHAAGGWAFPYMSLVRQLGEERPVHVFQAQQLFHGGAPAMTVERMAEDYLTALRQVQPRGPYLLGGWSLGGHVAFQMASRLQAEGEEVSRVVMFDTSGPRPRWFQFKARTLWELMRPLFRLSLTMPKLRAAVPMMKALQAQTPVWRFAIAYLVTGESRHIGPMLQLAFPEAFDPKRYAQLDEHGAWDYFVELALANHAPADRILLIPGIDGAGARRALAVTRRCEQLNARYRPARPYAGRVDIIGVRGNAALERWRPFVGGSLNIHPFDIEKRVMTPHFDMMDPSNVTLFVDAVRQLLREPGA, from the coding sequence ATGCTTGGCAACCTCGCGCGGGGAGTGGTGGCCTCTCCCGTCACCTCGTTGATTGAACGCATCGAGCTGCATGCGGCCTCGCGGCCGGATGATGACGGCCTCGCGTTCCTGTCCAAGGCCGGTGCGCCTCGGGTGTTGTCCTGGGCGAAGCTGCACGCGCGCATCCGGTCGATGGGCGCGGCGCTGGTCCAGGCGGGGGTCCAGCCTGGAGACATCCTCTTCGTCCTGAGTGCCTCGCCGTATGAAGAGGTGCTCGGCTTCCTGGGCGCGATGGCGGCGGGGGCGCTGCCTTCCATCCTCTCGTTCCCCTCGCTCAAGCAGAGCGAGGAGCGCTTCCACGAGACGCTTCGCCCCATCACGCTGTCCACGGGAGCGCGGTGGGTCATCACCTCCCGCGAGTTCACGGGCGTCGTCACGCGCGCGCGGCTTCCGTCCCAGGTGGTGGAGTTTCCCCCGGAGGATGTCCTGGATGCGGCGCCCGTCGCCGCGCTTCCGGCGCCGTCCGCGGACTTCCTCCAGTTCTCCTCGGGCACCACGGGCTTGCGCAAGTGTGTGCGCATCACCGGGGAGATGATGGCCAGTCAGGCGGGCACGTATGCGAAGGCCCTGGGCCTAGGTCCGGTGGACCGGGTCGCGAGCTGGTTACCGCTCTACCATGACATGGGATTGGTGGCGTGCCTGCTGGTGCCGCTCTACCAGGGACACCTGTCCGTCCACATGTCTCCGTTCGAGTGGCTGGCGGAGCCGGTGACCCTCTTCCAGGCGCTCTCCACCTATCGGGCCACGCTCATCTGGCTGCCGAACTTCGCGTACAAGCTCTGCGCGGAGCGCATCCAGGACGCGGACCTGGAGGGGTTGGACTTGGGCTCCCTCCGGGCCTTCATCAACTGCAGCGAGCCGGTGCGCCACCGCTCGCATGAGCACTTCCTGCGGCGCTTCGAGAAGTGGGGCATTCGCGCGGAGCACCTGCACGCGTGCTACGCGATGGCGGAGACGACCTTCGCCGTCACCCAGACGGAGCTGGGCCGTGCCGCGCGCGTGGACCACGTCCTGGCCCGCGAGGTCTCCGCCGACCAGCGGGCCGCCCCCGCTCCCGAGGGCACTCCCGAGGCGGAGCGGCTGACGTTCGTCTCCTGTGGACGCGTCCTCGAGGAGATGGAGGTGCGCATCGGAAGCGAAGCGGGCGAGCGGCGCGTCGGTGAGATTCAGGTGCGAGGCTCCAGCCGCATCCCCGGCTACGGGGTGGACGGGCTGCTCCCGCTGGACGCGTTCACCGAGGACGGCTGGTACAAGACGGGAGACCTTGGCTATCTGGCGGAGGGAGAGCTGTACGTCTCCGGCCGCGCCAAGGACCTCATCATCCACCGGGGCCACAACGTCCACCCCAGCGACGTGGAGGAGGTGGCGGGAGAGGTGCCGGGCATCAAGCCCGGGCGGCTCGTGGTCTTCGGCCTCTTCGACGACGCGGCCGGCACCGAGGACGTCATCGTGATGCTGGAGCCGGAAGGGGCGGAGACCGACCGGGAGGCGCTGCGGCGGACGCTGCGCGAGAAGGTGTGGACCCGGCTCAACGTCACCGTCGCGGACGTGGACATCGTCGAGCAGGGGACGCTGCGCAAGAGCACTTCGGGCAAGCTCTCGCGGTCGTCCAATCGCAAGCTCTACCAGGAGCGGTTGCAGGAGGCACAGCGCACCGTCCGCGCCCGGGGCCGTCCCGCGAATGCGCGGCCCTATGTGGAGCCGAGAGACCTCTGGGAGCGGCAGCTCGCCTGGATTTGGGAAGAGGTGCTGGGCATCAGCCCCATCGGGCTGGAGGACAACCTCTTCCTGGAGCTGGGCGCGGACTCCGTGTCGGCGACGCGGGCCGCGAGCGAAGTGGAGCGCCGCCTGTCGAAGGCCATCCCGCCGTCGGAGTTGCTCGCCGCGGACACCCTCGCGCGGCAGGCCCAGTTGCTGCGCCGCGAAGAAGGCGCTGCCAGCTCTCCCTTGGTGACGCTCCAGCGCAAGGGCGAGGGGCGCCCCTTCTTCCTGGTCCACGCCGCGGGAGGGTGGGCCTTCCCCTACATGTCCCTGGTCCGACAGCTGGGCGAAGAGCGCCCCGTGCATGTCTTCCAGGCGCAGCAGCTGTTCCACGGCGGTGCGCCGGCGATGACCGTGGAGCGGATGGCCGAGGACTACCTGACGGCCCTGCGGCAGGTGCAGCCTCGGGGACCGTACCTGTTGGGAGGCTGGTCGCTGGGGGGCCACGTCGCCTTCCAGATGGCGTCGCGGCTCCAGGCCGAAGGGGAGGAGGTCTCCCGCGTCGTCATGTTCGATACGAGCGGGCCTCGGCCTCGCTGGTTCCAGTTCAAGGCGCGGACGCTCTGGGAGCTCATGCGGCCCCTCTTCCGGCTGTCCTTGACGATGCCGAAGCTCCGCGCCGCGGTGCCGATGATGAAGGCGCTCCAGGCGCAGACACCCGTCTGGCGCTTCGCCATCGCCTATCTCGTCACGGGCGAGTCGCGCCACATCGGCCCGATGTTGCAGCTGGCCTTCCCAGAGGCTTTCGACCCGAAGCGGTACGCGCAGCTCGACGAGCACGGCGCCTGGGACTACTTCGTCGAGCTGGCGCTCGCGAACCATGCCCCCGCGGACCGCATCCTCCTCATCCCCGGCATCGACGGCGCTGGCGCGCGGCGGGCCCTGGCCGTGACGCGGCGGTGCGAGCAGCTCAACGCGCGCTACCGGCCCGCGCGCCCGTACGCGGGCCGCGTGGACATCATCGGCGTGCGAGGCAACGCCGCCCTGGAGCGGTGGCGGCCGTTCGTCGGAGGCTCGTTGAACATCCACCCGTTCGACATCGAGAAGCGCGTGATGACCCCGCACTTCGACATGATGGACCCGTCGAACGTGACGCTCTTCGTGGACGCCGTGCGGCAGCTGCTGCGCGAGCCGGGCGCCTGA